The Oscillospiraceae bacterium genome includes the window AGACCGGCGGAGATGACGTAGACGGAGAATTTGTACGCGCCTACGCGGATGCCGGAGAGGCGCACGGCCGACTCATTGCTGCCCGTCGCTCGGATCAGGCGGCCAAAGGAGGTGTAGCGCAGCACGAGCATGACGACGGCGAAGACGGCAAGCGCCGCCCAGACAGGATAGGGAACGGCGAGAAAGGTTTGCTTCGCCTGTGTCTGCGGGAGGTTCAAAAAACTCCCTTTGCCGAACCGGATCAGCGGATTGGTCGGTTTCAGGTTGATGGGTTTGCCCTGAGAGATCATGAAGGCGAGGCCCCGGGCGACGGTCATGACGGCCAGCGTCACGACGAAGGGCGCCATGCGCCTAAACGATACGAAATAAGCCGCGCACGCGCCGAGCACCATGAGGAGCGCAATCGTCAGTACAATCGACAGCAGCACGGGCAGCCCCATTGTCGTGGTGAAGGTGGCCACAAGCACCGCGCCCAGCGCCACCATCGAGCCCACCGAGAGATCGATGCCTCCGGTCAGAATCACCATCAGCATCCCCATCGATACAATGGCCAGACCGGCGTTCTGCCGCAACAGGTTGAAGATGTTCATCGGCGTCAGGAACGAGGAGGAGAGCATAATGGAGACGCTGAGCAGCAGCACCAGCGTGATGACCGGAATCATTTTTCGTAGATGAAATTTGGATATGAGCGCCGCGCCGCCGCGTCTTTCGTTCGTATCGGATCCTTTTGCCTCTCTGTTCATCATTGCACCCCACCACCCACAGCCAGCCGTAAGATATTGGCTTCGCTCAGGTCTTCTTTTTTGAGCTGCTCCATCACGACGCCCTTCGCCATGACGAGCGCGCGATCGCACATGCCGATGATCTCCGGCATCTCGGAGGAGACAAACACAACGCCCAGCCCATGGGCGGCGAACTCGTTGATCAGCCGGTAGATCTCCGTCTTCGCGCCGACGTCCACGCCTCGGGTGGGTTCGTCCAGCAAAATGACGTCGCACTCCGTGTTGAACCACTTGGCCAGTACGACCTTCTGTTGGTTGCCGCCACTGAGGCTGTTGACGCTGTCGCGGACGTCGCCAGCCTTGACGGACAGCCGTCCGCAAAGATTTCTGGCGATGGCGTTTTCCTTCTGGAACAGGATCACCCCCAACGCGCCGAGAACCTTGCGGAGAGCGGCCATCGTCATGTTCTCACTGATCGGTTTGTCAATGACCAGCCCTTGGTCCTTCCGGTTTTCCGGCACCAGCGCAATGCCGTGCCGCACCCCCGTGTGCGGCGACCGGACATGGACGGCCTGTCCGCGCAGCCAGACCTGCCCGCTCTGCCGGCCGTCGCCCCCAAAGATGGCCCGCAGCACCTCTGTGCGCCCGCTGCCGACGAGGCCCGCGATGCCAAGTACCTCGCCCCGCCGCAGGGAAAACGACACGTCGGAGAATTTAGGCGGACCCGAGAGATTCTCCACACGGAGCACCTCCTCCCCCAGCGTCACATCGCGTTTGGGGAACATGGCACCGAGCCGCCCGCCGATCATGAGCTCGATGACGTCATCTGTCTGTGCGCCTTCCCGGGGCATCGAACCCGTGACCGTCCCGTCCCGCAGCGTAGTGATCGTGTCCGCGATCTGGAAGATCTCCTGCATGCGGTGGGAGATGTAAATGATGCAGACGCCCGCGCTCTTTAACTTCATCAGGGTTTCAAACAACTTGACGACTTCGTTGTCGCTGAGAACAGCCGTCGGCTCGTCGAGGATCAGAATCTTCGCGTGAAACGCCAGGGCCTTCGCGATCTCGACGATCTGTTGGGAGGCCACCGGCAGGTCCCCTGTGATCGCCTGGGGGCTGATGTGAAAGCCGAGACCGTCGATGATCTCCTTTGTCTTTTGGTTGATCTCCTTCCAGTTTACGAGGCCGAAGGAGTGCGAAAGTTTATCCAGGAAGATGTTTTCGGCCACCGTAATGTCGGGGGCCAGTTCAAATTCCTGATATACGATCCCGATGCCGAGCTCGCGGCCGCGTTTGGGCGTCGAGATGGCCACTTCTTTCCCGTCGATCCGGATGACGCCGGCGTCCTTCTGGTACGCACCGGCCAAAATCTTCATCAGCGTGGATTTTCCCGCTCCGTTTTCTCCGACCAGCGCGTGGATCTCCCCCGCCTTGGCCCGGAACGTGACGCCTTTGAGTGCGTGGATGCCCCCAAAACTCTTGACGACGTCCTCCATCTCAATTCTGTAGGTGTCCAACCCATCAGGCCTCCTCACACCAAATTCGCGCGATACAGTGGATGCGGGCACAAGGCGAGATTTGCCGCACCCGGATAGAGCTCAT containing:
- a CDS encoding ABC transporter permease yields the protein MMNREAKGSDTNERRGGAALISKFHLRKMIPVITLVLLLSVSIMLSSSFLTPMNIFNLLRQNAGLAIVSMGMLMVILTGGIDLSVGSMVALGAVLVATFTTTMGLPVLLSIVLTIALLMVLGACAAYFVSFRRMAPFVVTLAVMTVARGLAFMISQGKPINLKPTNPLIRFGKGSFLNLPQTQAKQTFLAVPYPVWAALAVFAVVMLVLRYTSFGRLIRATGSNESAVRLSGIRVGAYKFSVYVISAGLCALGGVISASRAAVGSAQFGEGLELDAIAAVVIGGASLTGGSGTALNTLMGVLILGLIGNIMNLMNIPSYPQQIIKGAIIILAALLQSGKRKDAL
- a CDS encoding sugar ABC transporter ATP-binding protein, which produces MDTYRIEMEDVVKSFGGIHALKGVTFRAKAGEIHALVGENGAGKSTLMKILAGAYQKDAGVIRIDGKEVAISTPKRGRELGIGIVYQEFELAPDITVAENIFLDKLSHSFGLVNWKEINQKTKEIIDGLGFHISPQAITGDLPVASQQIVEIAKALAFHAKILILDEPTAVLSDNEVVKLFETLMKLKSAGVCIIYISHRMQEIFQIADTITTLRDGTVTGSMPREGAQTDDVIELMIGGRLGAMFPKRDVTLGEEVLRVENLSGPPKFSDVSFSLRRGEVLGIAGLVGSGRTEVLRAIFGGDGRQSGQVWLRGQAVHVRSPHTGVRHGIALVPENRKDQGLVIDKPISENMTMAALRKVLGALGVILFQKENAIARNLCGRLSVKAGDVRDSVNSLSGGNQQKVVLAKWFNTECDVILLDEPTRGVDVGAKTEIYRLINEFAAHGLGVVFVSSEMPEIIGMCDRALVMAKGVVMEQLKKEDLSEANILRLAVGGGVQ